A genome region from Pseudomonas sp. S06B 330 includes the following:
- a CDS encoding NADH:flavin oxidoreductase, which produces MSTTALFTPIQLGTLALPSRVVMAPMTRTFCPGGVPHAQVVEYYRRRAAAGVGLIITEGTTVGHKAANGYPNVPRFHGEDALAGWKNVVEAVHAEGGRIVPQLWHVGSVRRLGTEPDASVPGYGPSEKIKDDQVLVHGMTQNDIDEVIQAFAQAARDAQAIGMDGVEIHGAHGYLIDQFFWAASNQRTDQYGGDLAGRSRFAIELIQAVRAAVGPDFPIIFRFSQWKQQDYSARLVESAEALGAFLQPLVDAGVDIFHCSTRRFWEPEFEGSQLNLAGWTRQLTGKPTITVGSVGLDGEFLQFMVATDKVAQPASLENLLARLNNDEFDLVAVGRALLVDPDWAAKVRDGREQDILPFSREALTSLI; this is translated from the coding sequence ATGTCCACCACCGCACTGTTCACCCCTATCCAGCTGGGTACCCTCGCGCTGCCAAGCCGTGTGGTCATGGCGCCAATGACTCGTACTTTTTGCCCCGGTGGTGTGCCGCATGCCCAGGTGGTCGAATACTACCGTCGGCGCGCTGCCGCCGGAGTCGGGTTGATCATCACCGAAGGCACCACCGTCGGCCACAAGGCCGCCAACGGTTACCCCAACGTGCCGCGTTTTCATGGTGAAGACGCCTTGGCCGGCTGGAAAAACGTCGTCGAAGCCGTGCATGCCGAAGGCGGCCGGATTGTTCCGCAACTCTGGCATGTGGGCAGTGTGCGGCGTTTGGGTACTGAGCCGGATGCCAGCGTGCCGGGCTACGGGCCAAGCGAGAAGATCAAGGACGATCAGGTCCTGGTTCACGGCATGACCCAAAACGATATTGATGAAGTGATCCAGGCCTTTGCCCAGGCAGCTCGTGATGCCCAGGCGATCGGTATGGACGGTGTCGAGATTCATGGCGCCCACGGTTACCTGATTGATCAGTTTTTCTGGGCAGCCAGCAATCAGCGCACTGACCAATACGGTGGTGACTTGGCTGGGCGTTCGCGATTTGCCATTGAATTGATTCAGGCAGTACGCGCTGCTGTCGGCCCGGACTTCCCAATCATTTTCCGCTTCTCGCAGTGGAAGCAGCAGGACTACAGCGCGCGCTTGGTCGAAAGCGCCGAGGCATTGGGGGCTTTCTTGCAGCCGCTGGTCGACGCCGGTGTGGATATCTTCCATTGTTCCACCCGCCGCTTCTGGGAGCCGGAATTCGAAGGCTCGCAACTGAACCTGGCTGGCTGGACTCGTCAACTCACCGGCAAGCCAACCATTACGGTCGGCAGTGTCGGCCTTGACGGCGAGTTCCTGCAGTTCATGGTGGCGACCGACAAGGTGGCGCAGCCGGCCAGTCTGGAAAACCTGCTGGCGCGTCTGAACAATGATGAGTTCGATCTGGTTGCTGTCGGCCGGGCGCTGCTGGTTGACCCGGATTGGGCTGCCAAGGTCCGTGATGGTCGTGAGCAGGACATCCTGCCGTTTAGCCGCGAGGCGCTGACGAGCCTGATTTGA
- the pta gene encoding phosphate acetyltransferase translates to MQTFFIAPTDFGVGLTSISLGLVRTLERAGLKVGFFKPIAQPHPGDTGPERSTELVARTHGLKPPKPLSLAHVERMLGDGQLDELLEEIITLYQQACVGKDVVVVEGMVPTRHASYAARVNLHLAKSLDAEVILVSAPENEVLTELSGRVELQAQLFGGPKDPKVLGVILNKVRTDESMSDFAERLKEHSPLLRGGDFRLLGCIPYQADLNAPRTRDVAELLGAQVLNAGDYEQRRMNKIIICARTVANTVPLLKPGTLVVTPGDRDDIILAVSLAAINGVPLAGLLLTSDSKPDPRILELCQGALLAGLPILSVSTGSYDTANQLNQLNKEIPIDDRERAEIITDFVASYLDADWLHLRCGTPRELRLSPAVFRYQLIQRAQQANKRIVLPEGAEPLTVQAAAICQARGIARCVLLAKPDDVQAVARAQGISLPEGLEILDPDLIRERYVEPMVSLRKSKSLNAPMAEQQLEDPVVIGTMMLALDEVDGLVSGLVHSTANTIRPALQLIKTAPGCSLVSSVFFMLFPEQVLVYGDCVMNPHPTASELAEIALQSADSAAAFGIAPRVAMISYSSGDSASGEEVEKVREATLLAQESQRGLQIDGPLQYDTAANLEIARQLAPNSQVAGRATVYVFPDLNTGNTTHKAVQRSADCVSLGPMLQGLRKPVNDLPRGAQVDDIVYTIALTAIQANRSLDS, encoded by the coding sequence ATGCAGACATTTTTCATCGCGCCGACCGACTTTGGTGTCGGCCTGACCTCCATCAGCCTTGGCCTGGTCCGCACCCTTGAACGCGCCGGGCTGAAAGTCGGCTTCTTCAAGCCGATCGCGCAACCACATCCTGGCGACACCGGCCCTGAACGCTCCACTGAGCTGGTGGCCCGCACCCACGGCCTGAAACCGCCAAAACCGCTGAGCCTGGCCCATGTCGAGCGCATGCTTGGTGATGGTCAACTCGATGAGTTGCTCGAAGAAATCATCACCCTGTACCAACAGGCGTGCGTCGGCAAAGACGTGGTCGTGGTCGAAGGCATGGTCCCGACCCGTCACGCCAGTTACGCCGCGCGGGTCAACCTGCACCTAGCCAAGAGCCTGGATGCCGAAGTAATCCTGGTCTCGGCCCCGGAAAACGAAGTGCTCACCGAGCTTTCCGGCCGCGTCGAATTGCAGGCACAACTGTTTGGCGGGCCGAAAGACCCGAAAGTGCTCGGCGTGATCCTGAACAAGGTGCGTACCGACGAAAGCATGAGCGACTTCGCCGAACGCCTGAAAGAACACTCACCGCTGCTGCGCGGCGGCGACTTCCGTCTGCTCGGCTGCATCCCCTACCAGGCCGATCTCAATGCCCCGCGCACCCGCGATGTGGCTGAGCTGCTCGGCGCCCAGGTACTCAACGCCGGTGACTACGAACAGCGACGGATGAACAAAATCATCATCTGTGCCCGTACCGTGGCCAACACCGTGCCGTTGCTCAAGCCCGGTACATTGGTGGTAACCCCGGGCGACCGCGACGACATTATCCTCGCCGTGAGCCTGGCAGCGATCAACGGTGTGCCCCTTGCGGGCCTGTTGCTGACCAGCGACAGCAAGCCTGACCCGCGCATTCTTGAACTGTGCCAGGGCGCGTTGCTGGCGGGCTTGCCGATCCTTTCGGTGAGTACCGGCTCGTATGACACGGCCAACCAGCTGAACCAGCTGAACAAGGAAATTCCGATCGATGACCGCGAACGTGCGGAAATCATCACCGACTTTGTTGCCAGCTACCTCGACGCCGACTGGTTGCACCTGCGCTGTGGCACGCCACGCGAACTGCGCCTGTCGCCAGCGGTGTTTCGCTATCAATTGATCCAGCGCGCCCAGCAAGCCAACAAGCGGATCGTCCTGCCCGAAGGCGCCGAGCCATTGACCGTGCAGGCCGCTGCCATCTGTCAGGCCCGTGGCATCGCTCGCTGCGTACTGCTGGCCAAGCCTGACGACGTGCAGGCTGTTGCCCGCGCCCAAGGCATCAGCCTGCCTGAAGGCCTGGAAATCCTCGACCCGGACCTCATTCGGGAGCGTTATGTCGAGCCGATGGTCAGCCTGCGCAAAAGCAAGAGCCTCAACGCGCCGATGGCCGAGCAGCAACTGGAAGACCCGGTGGTGATCGGCACCATGATGCTGGCCCTGGACGAAGTCGATGGCCTGGTCTCCGGGCTGGTTCACTCCACTGCCAATACCATCCGTCCGGCCCTGCAGTTGATCAAGACAGCGCCGGGCTGCAGCCTGGTGTCGTCGGTATTCTTCATGCTGTTCCCCGAGCAGGTGCTGGTATACGGCGACTGCGTGATGAACCCGCACCCGACCGCCAGCGAGCTGGCGGAAATTGCCCTGCAAAGTGCCGACTCCGCCGCAGCCTTCGGCATTGCGCCACGGGTGGCGATGATCAGTTACTCCAGCGGTGATTCGGCCAGCGGCGAAGAAGTGGAGAAGGTCCGCGAAGCCACCCTGCTGGCCCAGGAAAGCCAACGTGGCCTGCAGATCGATGGCCCGTTGCAGTACGACACCGCCGCCAACCTTGAAATCGCCCGGCAACTGGCCCCCAACAGCCAGGTGGCAGGCCGTGCAACCGTGTATGTGTTCCCCGACCTGAACACTGGCAACACCACCCACAAAGCGGTGCAACGCAGCGCCGATTGCGTCAGCCTCGGGCCGATGCTTCAGGGCTTGCGCAAACCGGTCAACGACCTGCCGCGCGGCGCCCAGGTCGATGACATCGTCTACACCATTGCCCTGACCGCGATTCAGGCCAACCGCTCACTGGATAGCTGA
- a CDS encoding OmpA family protein — protein sequence MFTMRRLIIVATVAALMSGCANQNPYDSQGQAQQGSTGMSKTAKYGGLGALAGAIAGAAIDHDNRGKGALIGAAAVGAAAAGYGYYADKQEAALRASMANTGVEVQRQGDQIKLIMPGNITFATDSANIAPSFYSPLNNLANSFKQYNQNTIEVVGFTDSTGSRQHNMDLSQRRAQSVVSYLTSQGVDASRVSARGLGPDQPIASNGDANGRAQNRRVEVNLKPIPGQQYQ from the coding sequence ATGTTCACCATGCGTCGTTTGATTATCGTCGCTACCGTTGCCGCACTGATGTCCGGTTGCGCCAACCAGAATCCGTACGACAGCCAGGGTCAGGCGCAACAAGGCTCCACCGGGATGAGCAAAACCGCCAAGTATGGCGGTCTGGGTGCGTTGGCCGGTGCGATTGCAGGTGCTGCCATCGATCACGACAACCGTGGCAAAGGTGCGCTGATCGGCGCTGCCGCTGTGGGCGCCGCTGCTGCCGGTTACGGCTACTACGCCGACAAACAAGAAGCCGCGCTGCGTGCCAGCATGGCCAACACCGGTGTTGAAGTTCAGCGCCAAGGTGATCAGATCAAGCTGATCATGCCGGGCAATATCACCTTCGCAACCGATTCGGCGAATATCGCCCCAAGTTTCTACTCGCCGCTGAACAACCTGGCCAACTCGTTCAAGCAGTACAACCAGAACACCATTGAAGTGGTCGGCTTCACTGACAGCACTGGCAGCCGCCAGCACAACATGGACCTGTCTCAGCGTCGTGCGCAGTCGGTGGTCAGCTACCTGACCTCACAAGGTGTCGACGCCAGCCGCGTCAGCGCCCGTGGCTTGGGCCCGGACCAGCCGATTGCCAGCAACGGCGACGCCAACGGCCGTGCGCAGAACCGTCGGGTAGAGGTCAACCTCAAGCCGATTCCTGGTCAGCAGTACCAGTAA
- a CDS encoding FKBP-type peptidyl-prolyl cis-trans isomerase, with product MLIAAKKAVSIDYTLTNDAGEVIDSSAGGAPLVYLHGAGNIIPGLEKALEGKTAGDELEVAIEPEDAYGEYLAELVSTLNRSMFEGVDQLEVGMQFHASAPDGQMQIVTIRDLDGDDVTVDGNHPLAGQRLNFKVKVVNIRDASDEEVAHGHVHGEGGHQH from the coding sequence ATGCTGATCGCCGCCAAAAAGGCTGTCTCCATCGACTATACCCTGACCAACGACGCTGGTGAGGTCATCGACAGCTCCGCCGGCGGCGCTCCGCTGGTCTACCTGCATGGCGCAGGCAACATCATTCCAGGCCTGGAAAAAGCCCTGGAAGGCAAAACCGCCGGTGACGAGCTGGAAGTTGCCATCGAGCCAGAAGATGCCTACGGCGAATACCTGGCCGAACTGGTCAGCACCCTGAACCGCAGCATGTTCGAAGGCGTTGACCAACTGGAAGTGGGCATGCAGTTCCACGCTTCCGCGCCCGATGGCCAGATGCAGATCGTTACCATCCGTGATCTGGACGGCGACGACGTGACGGTTGATGGCAACCACCCACTGGCTGGCCAGCGCCTGAACTTCAAGGTCAAGGTCGTCAATATCCGTGACGCCAGCGACGAAGAAGTAGCTCATGGCCATGTTCATGGTGAAGGTGGCCATCAGCACTGA
- a CDS encoding glutathione peroxidase, with amino-acid sequence MSAFHDLKLQALNGQELPLAPFKGQVVLVVNVASKCGLTPQYAALENLYQQYKGQGFSVLGLPCNQFAGQEPGSEEEIQQFCSTNYGVTFPLGSKLEVNGHDRHQLYRLLAGEGAEFPGDITWNFEKFLVGKDGRVLARFSPRTAPDDATVVQAIEKALG; translated from the coding sequence ATGAGTGCATTTCACGACCTGAAGTTGCAGGCGCTCAATGGCCAGGAGTTACCTCTGGCGCCATTCAAGGGCCAAGTGGTGCTGGTGGTCAATGTCGCCTCCAAGTGTGGCCTGACCCCGCAATACGCGGCGCTGGAAAACCTGTACCAGCAATACAAAGGGCAGGGCTTCAGCGTGTTGGGCCTGCCATGCAATCAGTTTGCCGGGCAGGAGCCGGGCAGCGAAGAAGAAATCCAGCAGTTCTGCAGCACGAACTACGGCGTCACCTTCCCGCTGGGCAGCAAGCTGGAGGTCAATGGCCATGACCGCCATCAGTTGTATCGTTTGCTGGCCGGTGAAGGCGCTGAGTTCCCAGGCGACATCACCTGGAACTTCGAGAAGTTTCTGGTCGGCAAGGATGGTCGGGTGCTGGCGCGCTTTTCGCCACGTACTGCGCCGGATGATGCGACGGTTGTACAGGCCATTGAGAAAGCCCTGGGCTGA
- a CDS encoding TRAP transporter small permease has translation MNALRRIWEHFEEGFIVFLLAAMTLVTFVYVILNNLYTLFYSLAERWVGAADLLNGIGDHVMDAAQSMTWSNALTKALFGWLIFFGLAYGVRVAGHIGVDALVKLASKPTQRWLGLLACLCCLGYAGLLSIASFEWIQTLFSAGIGAEDLGHFGIMQWQVGLIVPLGFALVFIRFAEIFVRILRHRQTGLGLADEAADALKLTEQEDDKK, from the coding sequence ATGAATGCCTTACGGCGTATCTGGGAACACTTCGAGGAGGGCTTTATCGTCTTCCTCCTGGCCGCCATGACCCTGGTGACCTTCGTCTACGTCATCCTCAACAACCTCTACACCTTGTTCTACAGCCTGGCTGAGCGCTGGGTCGGTGCCGCAGACCTGCTCAATGGCATCGGTGACCATGTAATGGACGCCGCCCAATCAATGACCTGGAGCAACGCCCTGACCAAGGCACTGTTCGGCTGGCTGATCTTTTTCGGCTTGGCCTATGGCGTACGGGTAGCCGGACACATAGGTGTCGATGCTCTGGTGAAGTTGGCGAGCAAGCCTACTCAGCGCTGGCTTGGTCTGCTTGCCTGCCTGTGTTGCCTGGGCTATGCAGGCCTGCTGAGCATCGCCAGTTTCGAGTGGATTCAAACCCTGTTCAGCGCCGGTATTGGCGCCGAGGACCTGGGCCACTTCGGCATCATGCAATGGCAGGTCGGTCTGATCGTGCCGCTGGGCTTTGCCTTGGTGTTCATCCGCTTCGCTGAGATCTTCGTGCGCATTCTCCGTCACCGTCAGACCGGCCTCGGCCTGGCCGACGAAGCGGCTGATGCCCTAAAACTGACCGAACAGGAGGACGATAAAAAATGA
- a CDS encoding acyltransferase has translation MLGFLPAPLRGVIASLLLGLNTIVCCTPLFIVSLFKLCLPFTAAQRITDELMRLIHEAWISNNNAWINLLGKARWQVDGLAGLDYQHSYLITSNHQSWVDILVLQYVLNRRIRPLKFFLKQVLIWVPVIGLAWWALGFPFMKRYSKAYLAKHPEKAGKDLETTRRTCAKFRGKPTAIFNFAEGTRFTPAKHRQQQSPYKHLLKPKAGGIAFVLDAMGEQLQSIINVTLHYPEGAPGFWDLLCGRVKHFVVQLEELPIPQEFLGKNYDQDEAYRLAFQQWINQLWQDKDALLERLHHAPSA, from the coding sequence ATGCTCGGATTTCTACCCGCGCCACTACGCGGGGTCATTGCCTCGCTGCTGCTGGGGCTCAACACCATTGTCTGCTGCACGCCGTTGTTCATTGTCAGCCTGTTCAAGCTGTGCTTGCCGTTCACCGCAGCGCAGCGCATCACCGACGAGCTGATGCGCCTTATCCATGAAGCCTGGATCAGCAATAACAACGCCTGGATCAACCTGTTGGGCAAGGCACGCTGGCAAGTCGACGGCCTGGCCGGGCTGGACTACCAGCACAGCTACTTGATCACCAGCAATCATCAGAGCTGGGTAGACATCCTGGTGCTGCAGTACGTGCTCAACCGCCGTATTCGGCCGCTGAAGTTCTTTCTCAAGCAAGTGCTGATCTGGGTGCCGGTGATTGGCCTGGCCTGGTGGGCGCTGGGCTTCCCGTTCATGAAGCGCTACTCCAAGGCCTACTTGGCCAAACACCCGGAAAAGGCCGGCAAGGACCTGGAAACCACGCGCCGCACCTGCGCCAAGTTTCGCGGTAAGCCGACGGCGATTTTCAACTTTGCCGAAGGCACCCGCTTCACCCCGGCCAAGCATCGCCAGCAGCAGTCGCCATACAAGCACCTGCTCAAACCCAAGGCGGGCGGCATTGCCTTTGTCCTCGATGCCATGGGCGAGCAGCTGCAGTCGATCATCAACGTCACCCTTCATTACCCAGAAGGTGCACCGGGGTTCTGGGACCTGCTGTGCGGACGGGTGAAACACTTCGTCGTGCAGCTTGAAGAACTGCCGATCCCGCAGGAATTCCTTGGTAAAAACTATGACCAGGATGAGGCCTATCGCCTGGCCTTTCAGCAATGGATCAACCAGCTGTGGCAAGACAAGGATGCCCTGCTCGAACGCCTGCACCACGCGCCTTCCGCCTGA
- a CDS encoding glycosyltransferase family 4 protein, with amino-acid sequence MSAPTLHVTLISETFPPEINGVATTLGRLSEGLRQRGHQVDLVRPRQATDPAHAGDEQLLCRGWPVPGYPGLQWGQVSMHKLLRRWRRQRPDVLYIATEGPLGLSALRAARRLGIAVVSGFHTNFQQYTSEYGLGLLTRLLTHYLRWFHRRTHTTLVPSVSQRLELERRGFDNLTLMARGVDSQLFNPGRRNKALRDQWGLENEDIALLYVGRLAAEKNLAVLQQCLHAAQQQYPLRCIKLIVVGDGPQRSALQLQLPEAVFCGAQRGEALAEHYASGDIFLFPSLTETFGNVVLEALASGLGVVAYDQAAAAQHIRHGHSGALAMPGDVEAFIDACNWLVEDAEALRRVRLNARQHASRQGWPAIIEQFENHLREACRQPQQLNTAPQAATLVIKSGSSAPRG; translated from the coding sequence ATGAGCGCACCAACCCTGCATGTCACACTGATCAGCGAAACCTTTCCACCCGAGATCAACGGCGTGGCCACGACCCTTGGGCGCCTGAGCGAGGGTTTGCGCCAACGCGGCCATCAGGTCGATCTGGTACGCCCACGCCAGGCCACTGATCCGGCCCACGCAGGTGATGAGCAACTACTCTGCCGCGGCTGGCCGGTGCCTGGTTATCCAGGATTGCAGTGGGGTCAGGTGTCGATGCACAAGCTGCTGCGCCGCTGGCGCCGGCAGCGCCCGGATGTCCTGTACATCGCCACTGAAGGGCCGCTGGGCCTGAGTGCGCTGCGCGCGGCACGCAGGCTGGGGATTGCTGTGGTCAGTGGTTTTCACACCAACTTCCAGCAGTACACCAGCGAGTACGGCCTGGGCCTGCTGACCAGACTGCTCACCCACTATCTGCGCTGGTTTCATCGGCGTACCCACACCACCCTGGTGCCCAGCGTCAGCCAGCGCCTGGAACTGGAGCGTCGTGGTTTCGACAACCTCACGTTAATGGCCCGTGGCGTCGACAGTCAGCTGTTCAATCCCGGCAGACGAAATAAGGCGCTACGCGACCAGTGGGGCCTGGAAAATGAAGACATTGCCCTGCTGTATGTCGGGCGTCTGGCCGCGGAAAAAAATCTCGCGGTGCTGCAGCAATGTCTGCACGCTGCGCAACAACAGTATCCGCTGCGGTGCATCAAATTGATTGTGGTCGGCGACGGCCCACAACGCAGCGCCCTGCAATTGCAGTTACCCGAGGCCGTGTTCTGCGGCGCCCAACGCGGTGAAGCCTTGGCCGAGCACTATGCCTCGGGGGATATTTTTCTGTTTCCAAGCCTGACCGAAACCTTCGGCAACGTTGTGCTCGAAGCACTGGCTTCAGGCCTGGGCGTGGTGGCCTACGATCAGGCCGCCGCCGCCCAACACATCCGCCACGGCCATAGCGGCGCGCTGGCCATGCCAGGCGACGTGGAGGCCTTTATCGATGCCTGCAACTGGCTGGTGGAAGACGCTGAAGCCCTGCGGCGGGTGCGCCTGAACGCCCGTCAACACGCAAGCCGTCAAGGCTGGCCGGCGATTATTGAGCAGTTCGAGAACCACTTGCGTGAAGCCTGCCGCCAGCCTCAACAGCTCAACACCGCCCCCCAGGCCGCAACGCTGGTGATCAAATCAGGCTCGTCAGCGCCTCGCGGCTAA
- the dctP gene encoding C4-dicarboxylate TRAP substrate-binding protein DctP: MFTPKLKALVCALTLSVTSWTQAADPITIKFSHVVADSTPKGQGALMFKKLVEERLPGKVKVDVYPNSSLFGDGKEMEALLLGDVQIIAPSLAKFEQYTKKVQLFDLPFLFNDINAVNRFQLSPAGQGLLKSMEDKNITGLAYWHNGMKQLSANKALRVPADARGLKFRVQASAVLEEQFKAVRANPRKMSFAEVYQGLQTGVVNGAENPYSNIYSQKMHEVQKYITESNHGVLDYMLITNTQFWNGLPPDVKPELEKIITEVTQHVNKEAEALNQGDKERILAAKTTEIITLTPEEREQWRTAMKPVWKKFEGEIGTDLIQAAEAANQAQ, from the coding sequence ATGTTTACTCCCAAGCTCAAGGCGCTGGTTTGCGCACTCACCCTTTCGGTCACCAGTTGGACTCAGGCGGCCGATCCAATCACCATCAAGTTTTCCCATGTCGTGGCTGACTCGACGCCCAAGGGGCAAGGCGCGCTGATGTTCAAGAAACTGGTAGAGGAACGCCTGCCCGGTAAGGTCAAGGTCGATGTCTACCCGAACTCATCGCTATTCGGTGACGGCAAGGAAATGGAAGCACTGCTGCTCGGGGACGTGCAGATCATCGCGCCATCGCTGGCAAAGTTCGAGCAGTACACCAAAAAGGTCCAGCTGTTTGACCTGCCCTTTCTGTTCAACGACATCAATGCCGTTAACCGCTTCCAATTGAGCCCAGCCGGACAAGGCCTGCTCAAGTCCATGGAAGACAAGAACATCACCGGCCTGGCCTATTGGCACAACGGCATGAAACAGCTGTCGGCCAACAAAGCGCTGCGCGTGCCTGCAGACGCACGCGGTCTGAAATTCCGCGTACAGGCTTCGGCCGTACTGGAAGAGCAGTTCAAGGCGGTGCGTGCCAACCCGCGCAAGATGAGCTTCGCCGAGGTTTATCAAGGCCTGCAGACCGGGGTAGTCAACGGTGCGGAGAACCCCTACTCGAACATCTACAGCCAGAAAATGCACGAGGTACAGAAGTACATCACCGAATCCAACCATGGTGTACTGGACTACATGCTGATCACCAATACCCAGTTCTGGAACGGCCTGCCGCCTGATGTGAAACCAGAGCTGGAAAAGATCATCACAGAAGTCACCCAACACGTGAACAAAGAAGCCGAGGCTCTCAACCAGGGCGACAAGGAACGCATTCTGGCGGCCAAAACGACTGAAATCATTACCCTGACACCCGAGGAGCGGGAGCAATGGCGTACGGCGATGAAGCCGGTGTGGAAAAAGTTCGAAGGTGAAATCGGCACCGACCTGATCCAGGCAGCCGAGGCGGCCAATCAGGCGCAGTAA
- a CDS encoding MBL fold metallo-hydrolase: MEAAKPALIRETFPVGPLQCNCTIIGDPISKKAIVVDPGGNHEQILARLDAHGLKVVSIIHTHAHLDHFLASGQLKEKTGATLHLHKDDQFLWDNLEMQCQMFGVPYTPVPSPDRWLADDEELACGCGVALHTPGHTPGSMSFWFAEAKLLIAGDTLFRRGIGRTDLWGGDQATIVRSIKQRLYSLDEDATVVTGHGPDTRLGDEMRQNPFVRA; this comes from the coding sequence ATGGAAGCCGCAAAGCCCGCGCTAATACGAGAAACCTTCCCCGTCGGCCCTTTGCAGTGCAACTGCACCATTATTGGCGACCCGATCAGCAAGAAAGCCATCGTCGTCGATCCGGGCGGTAACCATGAGCAGATCCTGGCCCGTCTGGATGCCCATGGCCTGAAGGTAGTGAGCATCATCCATACCCATGCACACCTGGATCACTTTCTCGCCTCCGGGCAATTGAAGGAAAAGACCGGCGCCACCTTGCACCTGCACAAAGACGACCAGTTCCTCTGGGACAACCTGGAAATGCAATGCCAGATGTTCGGCGTACCCTATACCCCGGTGCCGTCGCCAGACCGCTGGTTGGCCGATGATGAAGAGCTGGCCTGCGGATGCGGTGTGGCGCTGCATACCCCTGGGCACACCCCAGGCTCGATGAGTTTCTGGTTTGCCGAAGCCAAGCTGCTGATTGCTGGCGACACCCTGTTTCGCCGCGGCATTGGGCGCACAGACTTGTGGGGAGGGGACCAAGCGACCATCGTTCGCTCGATCAAGCAGCGCCTGTACAGCCTGGATGAGGACGCCACGGTGGTCACCGGCCATGGCCCGGATACGCGGCTGGGTGATGAGATGCGCCAGAATCCTTTTGTGCGCGCCTGA
- a CDS encoding DUF6502 family protein yields the protein MQSPTLPPSLLNALRRVMRPLVRLMLRKGITYTVFVDLLKDVFVDVADREFRLDDKPSSDSRISLLTGVHRKDVRRLRHDSDATPAALPENITLGAQLVTVWTNSRPFCKRVGQALALPRLASAGGEASFDALVAKVSTDIRARVVLDEWLRLGVVRVDEQDCVHLEAQAFLPQKGFDEKAAYLGHNLHDHASAAVHNLTSEGRPYFERSVHYDALAPASVEALREAVASEGMETLLAFSRLAADLEKRDLSSLDPRQRITIGLYFYTEPNSPTAPAP from the coding sequence ATGCAATCGCCCACGCTCCCTCCCTCGTTGTTAAACGCGCTGCGCCGGGTCATGCGCCCATTGGTGCGGTTGATGTTGCGTAAGGGCATCACCTACACGGTGTTCGTCGATCTGCTCAAGGACGTGTTCGTCGACGTCGCTGATCGTGAATTCCGCCTGGACGACAAACCGTCGAGTGACAGCCGCATCAGCTTGCTCACCGGTGTGCATCGCAAAGACGTCCGGCGTCTGCGTCATGACAGCGACGCCACGCCTGCGGCGCTGCCAGAAAACATCACCTTGGGGGCGCAGTTGGTCACTGTCTGGACCAACAGCCGCCCCTTCTGCAAGCGCGTTGGCCAGGCCTTAGCCCTGCCACGCCTGGCGAGTGCTGGCGGCGAGGCTTCTTTTGATGCCCTGGTGGCCAAGGTCAGCACGGACATCCGCGCGCGGGTGGTGCTCGACGAATGGTTGCGCCTGGGCGTCGTGCGTGTTGATGAACAGGACTGTGTACACCTTGAAGCCCAGGCCTTTTTGCCGCAGAAGGGCTTCGATGAGAAAGCGGCCTATCTGGGCCATAACCTGCACGATCATGCCAGCGCTGCGGTGCATAACCTGACCAGCGAAGGCCGGCCCTACTTTGAACGCAGCGTGCACTATGACGCTCTGGCACCGGCCAGTGTCGAGGCCCTACGCGAGGCAGTGGCCAGTGAAGGCATGGAGACGTTGCTGGCGTTCAGTCGGCTTGCCGCTGATCTGGAAAAGCGTGATTTATCCAGCCTTGATCCGCGTCAGCGCATCACCATCGGGCTTTATTTTTACACTGAGCCTAATTCGCCAACGGCTCCTGCGCCATGA